Within the Vigna angularis cultivar LongXiaoDou No.4 chromosome 10, ASM1680809v1, whole genome shotgun sequence genome, the region ACTGATGATGTCTCCTAATATCCTATCAACTTGTCCATGCAGTCTCTCGAGTTTAGGCCTCAAACCAGTAGCAATTTGAAGCCATTTAGCTGAAGGAAACAGATCTCCTATGTTAAAACCCGATCCACTTTCCACAGCTTCTTTCACCGCTGATATGAATTCCTCTTGGTCTTTGCATTTCATGCCAAACGCAGCTCTTGACATGATGTTATATACAGATGAAAGCACTGCTTCAGTGAGGTTCAAGGGAGACCCTTTATGTGAATCGATCATTTTGACAAGATGGGTCAGTACTTCTTCTCTTATTGGCTGGAATGAGCTGACACGTTTTTGGGTGAAAAGCTCCACTGTGCAGATTTTTCGAAGCTGTCTCCAATAGTTTCCATAGGGtgcaaaaattatatttgtggATTCATAAGACAAAATATCAGAGGCTAGAATTGTAGGCCTTGATGCAAAGATGAGATCATGGGTTTTCATGATCTCCTTGGCATATTCTGGTGAGGAAACAATGATTGTGAAGACCTCCCCAAGTTGGAGATGCATCAAGGGACCATATATTTTGGCTAAGTCTCTTAATTTTCTGTGTGGTGCAGATGAAAGAAGATTGTGTATGTTTCCTATAACAGGTAGCTTCCATGGTCCCGGTGGTATTTTTTGAGATGACTGAGTTTTCTTGAGATTGGTCCCTATTTTGAGTGCCAAAATCATGAAGAGGAAAAAGGAGAGGATAAGGGCTGATATATTAAGCAGTTGAGAATCCATGGTGAAGGAAATGAGTGGTGAAGGAACTAAGACTTGATAAAGATGAGGATTTGGTTGTCTTTGTCtctttttgtgtgtgttttatGCTAATTTCATTGTAAATACATCTTCACAATGACCagaacttttaaaatttgtctTTTTACAG harbors:
- the LOC108335045 gene encoding cytochrome P450 71D11 yields the protein MDSQLLNISALILSFFLFMILALKIGTNLKKTQSSQKIPPGPWKLPVIGNIHNLLSSAPHRKLRDLAKIYGPLMHLQLGEVFTIIVSSPEYAKEIMKTHDLIFASRPTILASDILSYESTNIIFAPYGNYWRQLRKICTVELFTQKRVSSFQPIREEVLTHLVKMIDSHKGSPLNLTEAVLSSVYNIMSRAAFGMKCKDQEEFISAVKEAVESGSGFNIGDLFPSAKWLQIATGLRPKLERLHGQVDRILGDIISEHKEEKSKGKGGQGEAEEDLIDVLLKFQDGNESNKDICLTIDNIKAIILDVFAAGGETSATTINWAMAEMMKDPRVMKKAQDEVREVFNMKERVDKVCMDELKYLKLVVKETLRLHPPAPLLLPRESREECEIKGYHIPVKSKVIVNAWAIGRDPNYWSEAERFYPERFIDSSVDYKGNNFEYIPFGAGRRICPGSTFGLISVELTLAFLLYHFDWKLPMGIKNEDLDMTEQFGVTVRRKDDLYLIPVTSPSFLN